The Halorubrum sp. BV1 genomic sequence GTCCTGCTCAACCTCTCGGTCACACTCCTCCCGACCAACGGTGTCGTCGGGATTGATGCCTCCGGATTCGACCGCAGTCACGCCTCAAAACACTACACCAAGCGAACGAAGTTGACGATTCAGCAGTTGAAAGTCACGCTCCTCGTAGACACGAGATTGAACGCGATCATCGACTTACACGTGACAACGACACGAAAACACGACTCGCAAATTGCGCCGTCGCTCATCAAGCGAAATACCAGTGATGTAGCGATTCTCCTCGGCGACA encodes the following:
- a CDS encoding IS5 family transposase, with protein sequence VLLNLSVTLLPTNGVVGIDASGFDRSHASKHYTKRTKLTIQQLKVTLLVDTRLNAIIDLHVTTTRKHDSQIAPSLIKRNTSDVAILLGDKGYDDQKIRALAHEENVRPVIKHREFSSLHRAWNARLDADLYGQRSQNETVNSRLKRKYGAFVRSRHWWKQFRELVVGCFTHNIDKAL